One genomic region from Triplophysa dalaica isolate WHDGS20190420 chromosome 23, ASM1584641v1, whole genome shotgun sequence encodes:
- the LOC130412835 gene encoding proteoglycan 4-like has product MPGNTQKLCPGCNTLISVAFKTCPLCKQLQPYKTKVAKKRCNFQNKKAEWKKSIEKNNNRTVVLNSCHVMLDKLAALDFFPILLLGKKLKGKLVADAILGGDYVLDPDLFQRVKLMYEAVLKIHCQRQKKATSSTETTDPPEATSTSPPEATATSPPEATAISPPEATAISPPEATATSPPEATATSPPEAAATYPPEAAATSPPEAAATSPPEAAATNPPEAAPTSPPEAAAPIPPEAAATSPPEAAPTCPPEAAATNPPEAATTSPPEAAAPIPPEAAATSPPEAAPTSPQEATATSPPETTATSPPEATSPPEATATSPQEATSPPEATATSPQEATSPPEATATSPPEATGIDITGSSEATRPQAQKAKNRPRNEVHYPVQQMEASKKKKKYECPECCRRVSQNNFDYSKVLKKRVREGTEEVLIRWVPCKTRSESGRDVNTFQNVIGICICVGAWLAARENSHKSCKKVYEEQLELAVCRHVEQRTSQCCWFHLRAGSGEVVDF; this is encoded by the exons ATGCCGGGAAACACACAGAAATTGTGCCCCGGGTGCAACACCCTGATAAGTGTTGCATTCAAGACATGCCCACTTTGCAAACAACTCCAGCCGTACAAAACAAAAGTTGCAAAAAAGAGATGCaactttcaaaataagaagGCTGAATGGAAGAAGTCAAtcgagaaaaacaacaacaggacAGTTGTACTTAATAGCTGCCATGTAATG cTTGACAAACTTGCTGCCCTTGATTTCTTCCCCATACTACTTTTGGGAAagaaattaaagggaaagttggTGGCCGATGCCATCCTTGGAGGGGATTACGTTTTGGATCCCGATTTGTTTCAGAGGGTTAAATTGATGTATGAAGCAGTGCTAAAGA TTCATTGTCAAAGACAGAAGAAGGCCACAAGTAGCACAGAAACTACTGACCCTCCAGAAGCTACTtccaccagccctccagaagctactgccaccagccctccagaagctactgccatcagccctccagaagctactgccatcagccctccagaagctactgccaccagccctccagaagctactgccaccagccctccagaagctgctgccacctaccccccagaagctgctgccaccagccccccagaagctgctgccaccagccccccagaagccgcTGCCACCAACCCCCCAGAAGCCGCtcccaccagccccccagaagctgctgcccccattcccccagaagctgctgccaccagccccccagaagccgcTCCCACCtgccccccagaagctgctgccaccaaCCCCCCAGAAGCCGCTaccaccagccccccagaagctgctgcccccattcccccagaagctgctgccaccagccccccagaagccgcTCCCACCAGCCCCCAAGAAGCTactgccaccagccctccagaaaccactgccaccagccccccagaagccaccagccctccagaagccactgccaccagcccccaagaagccaccagccctccagaagccactgccaccagcccccaagaagccaccagccctccagaagccaCTGCCACGAGCCCCCCAGAAGCTACCGGTATTGATATCACAGGCTCATCAGAAGCCACAAGACCCCAGGCCCAGAAGGCCAAAAATAGACCAAGAAATGAAGTACACT ATCCAGTCCAACAGATGGAAGCcagcaagaaaaagaaaaagt ATGAGTGTCCAGAATGCTGTAGGAGAGTGAGCCAAAACAACTTTGATTACTCCaaggttttgaaaaaaagagtgagagag GGAACAGAGGAGGTCCTCATTCGTTGGGTTCCATGCAAGACCAG atctgAAAGTGGTCGGGATGTGAATACATTTCAGAAT GTTATTGGAATATGCATTTGTGTTGGGGCTTGGTTGGCAGCCAGAGAGAATTCCCACAAATCCTGCAAGAAGGTTTATGAGGAGCAACTGGAGTTGGCTGTCTGCAGGCACGTTGAGCAGAGAACATCACAATGCTGCTGGTTCCATCTTAGGGCAGGAAGTGGAGAAGTAGTTG ACTTCTAA
- the LOC130412834 gene encoding myosin light chain kinase, smooth muscle-like — protein sequence MALAQWRCKKCAEVRLTHETRLQFLDPQKQVVLCIGERVELQCRFRSSEPVASCWIHNRQQVVLNGPQTCVKSTNNSSDLIISKVLPGDAGSYSLLVHNRVGTAHWTANLRVIDRSDPPGSVPFVSQLTHTSLVLSWSGPCYDGGSAITGYVVELQRLDGCDPGDWTELVNQCPNTSYRVCSGLHPQGEYRFRVRACNAAGVSEPSEESDRIKMDTAGEPQQEVTSYVDVVIDTTHKARDYYHVHEKLGVGKFGEVYKMTHKQTGQVCAGKFYRARSYREKAVARKEIKLMNELHHPKLVQCLAAFDTPSELVMILQYVAGGELFERIIDENFEYTEPTSINYMRQILEGVQYLHRKRILHLDLKPENIICVNSTGTLIKIIDFGLACKLEPGKPLMVLHGTPEFVAPEVINYEPLDLVTDMWSIGVICYILLSGESPFQGSTDAETLALVTAAKWEFDPESFIDITDEAKDFISSLLTKDVRLRLSCEKALAHPWIASFDDWNPRATKSLKKDKMRRFLARQKWKKTGKALLALKRMTHYSNKTDGPNSPVSSVDGHLLGKEAEQAVASLEKQLRSEPRFHKALRDLTETCGATVHLACTIHGYPDPEVIWLFDEEPLGKNERVQMNYEKDGMCTLTLTSIQPGDSGIYKCCASNSLGQALCSAKLTVSF from the exons ATGGCATTGGCACAA TGGCGCTGCAAAAAGTGTGCAGAGGTACGTCTTACCCATGAGACCAGGTTGCAGTTTTTGGATCCGCAGAAGCAGGTGGTTTTGTGTATTGGTGAAAGAGTTGAGCTTCAGTGCCGTTTCAGGAGCTCCGAGCCTGTGGCCTCCTGCTGGATTCATAACAGACAACAG gtTGTGTTAAATGGTCCTCAAACATGTGTTAAGAGCACAAACAACAGTAGTGATCTGATCATCTCTAAAGTTCTTCCTGGAGACGCTGGAAGTTATTCTCTTTTGGTTCATAACAGAGTAGGCACTGCTCACTGGACGGCAAACCTCCGTGTCATTG ACCGTTCAGACCCTCCAGGATCAGTTCCGTTTGTGTCCCAGCTGACCCACACCTCTCTGGTTCTGTCGTGGTCTGGTCCGTGTTACGACGGAGGTTCAGCCATCACAGGCTACGTGGTAGAGCTTCAGCGACTGGACGGATGTGACCCGGGGGACTGGACTGAACTAGTTAACCAGTGTCCGAATACCTCTTACAGGGTCTGCTCTGGTCTCCATCCGCAGGGGGAATATCGCTTTAGAGTACGTGCCTGCAACGCCGCCGGGGTCAGCGAGCCCAGCGAGGAGTCTGACCGCATTAAGATGGACACAGCAG GTGAACCGCAACAGGAAGTGACCTCATACGTTGATGTCGTGATTGACACCACACACAAAGCCAGGGATTACTATCATGTACACGAGAAACTAGGAGT CGGGAAGTTTGGGGAGGTGTACAAGATGACCCACAAGCAGACGGGTCAAGTGTGTGCCGGTAAATTCTACCGCGCCCGCAGCTACAGAGAGAAAGCAGTGGCCCGTAAAGAAATCAAGCTGATGAATGAATTGCACCATCCCAAGCTGGTTCAGTGTCTCGCAGCCTTCGATACGCCCTCTGAACTTGTCATGATTCTCCAGTA TGTTGCTGGTGGTGAGCTGTTTGAACGGATCATAGATGAGAATTTCGAGTACACCGAACCCACCAGCATAAACTACATGAGACAGATCCTGGAGGGAGTTCAGTATCTTCACCGTAAGCGCATCTTACACCTCGATCTGAAGCCAGAAAACATCATCTGTGTCAACAGCACTGGGACGCTCATTAAAATCATTGACTTTGGACTGGCCTGTAAACTGG AGCCTGGGAAACCTCTGATGGTGTTACATGGGACTCCAGAATTTGTGGCTCCGGAGGTCATCAACTACGAGCCTCTGGATCTGGTCACCGACATGTGGAGCATTGGTGTCATCTGCTATATCTT GTTAAGCGGTGAGTCGCCGTTTCAAGGAAGCACTGATGCAGAAACTCTTGCTCTGGTAACTGCAGCTAAATGGGAATTTGACCCCGAGAGTTTTATAGACATCACGGATGAGGCTAAAGATTTTATCAGCAGCCTCCTGACGAAAGACGTGAG GTTAAGACTATCCTGTGAGAAAGCTTTAGCTCATCCATGGATTGCCTCATTTGATGACTGGAACCCCAGAGCAACCAAATCCCTGAAAAAAGACAAGATGAGAAGGTTCCTGGCCAGACAAAAGTGGAAG aaaaccGGTAAAGCCCTGCTTGCCCTGAAGAGAATGACTCACTATTCGAACAAAACTGATGGGCCAAATTCACCTGTCAGTTCTGTAGACG GACATCTCCTCGGGAAAGAGGCAGAACAAGCTGTTGCATCGCTGGAAAAGCAGTTGAGAAGTGAGCCACGCTTTCATAAGGCCCTGCGGGATCTCACAGAGACATGCGGAGCCACCGTACACCTGGCCTGTACTATACACG GATATCCTGACCCAGAGGTCATCTGGCTGTTTGATGAAGAGCCGCTGGGAAAAAATGAGCGAGTTCAGATGAATTATGAAAAGGACGGCATGTGCACGCTTACCCTTACTTCTATACAACCAGGGGATTCTGGGATTTACAAATGCTGCGCATCCAACAGCCTGGGCCAGGCGCTGTGTTCTGCCAAACTCACTGTGAGTTTCTAG